The Magnolia sinica isolate HGM2019 chromosome 10, MsV1, whole genome shotgun sequence genome includes a window with the following:
- the LOC131257530 gene encoding zinc finger protein 3-like, whose protein sequence is MEEHATSSKQEKKEDQREGDQQLASLDVYLSSDDLDRGSIVELNLLDRFDVDRSEQFKRTTEVEPRVFSCHYCKRKFDSSQALGGHQNAHKHERTLEKRGKRIATHYPHQLSNMKAFPLHGSFNRSLGIQVHSMIHKPYIGFPYGHFGRFGSNMDHQPVIGRLNGGSIKESLIGGAARFDSGCNLSILDPKMMSQEEPSSGYWWAAGSNVKANHMENSLDTSLKL, encoded by the coding sequence ATGGAAGAACATGCTACAAGTTCAAAGcaggagaagaaggaagatcAAAGAGAAGGAGATCAACAGCTTGCTTCACTTGATGTGTATCTTTCTAGTGATGATTTGGATCGTGGGTCGATTGTAGAACTCAATTTATTAGATCGTTTCGATGTGGATCGATCAGAACAGTTCAAGCGGACCACAGAAGTGGAGCCAAGGGTATTTTCATGTCATTATTGTAAGAGAAAATTCGATAGTTCCCAGGCGCTCGGCGGTCATCAGAACGCTCACAAGCATGAACGAACGCTCGAGAAACGGGGAAAACGCATTGCGACTCACTACCCACATCAATTATCAAACATGAAGGCTTTTCCTCTACATGGTTCTTTTAATAGATCGCTTGGCATTCAAGTGCACTCAATGATTCATAAACCATATATTGGATTTCCATATGGacattttggacggtttggatcgaacATGGACCACCAGCCCGTGATCGGTAGATTGAATGGTGGTAGTATTAAAGAGTCATTAATCGGTGGGGCTGCTAGGTTTGATAGTGGTTGCAATCTTTCGATTTTAGATCCGAAGATGATGTCTCAAGAAGAGCCAAGCAGTGGCTACTGGTGGGCTGCTGGTAGCAATGTGAAAGCTAACCACATGGAGAATAGCTTGGACACATCTCTCAAACTATAA